The following DNA comes from bacterium.
GCCAGGTCGAGCGATCCCGTGAAATCGTCGAAGAGGCTATGCGAGCCTTCGGCGAGGCGCGCTCGAATGCCGTTGGAGACATGGCGCTTGTGCAGTCCGCCAGCGAGGAACTGGAGCGCCTGCGCGACAACGTCCTGCCGCAACTCCAACGCGCGTTGATGACGCCGACCCCGACGCCGGTGCCGACCGCCACCCCGGTGACGCCTACGCCAACCCCGACACCAGAGCCAAAGTTCGTCGAGTCAATCCTCGGCACACAGGCGCGGGAGAAGATGCGCCTGGCGCTGAACAAGGTCCTTCCTCAGTCCATGGATTCGGGCAAAGCGCTCGACTGGATTGTGATCGCGGTTCTGTTCATCATCGGTTTCTGGATTGTACCCGGCGTGATCCTGCGATTCCCGGCCAAGAAGGGCGGATTCTACGCGGAGAAGTGGAAGAAGCGCGTTCTCTTCATGGGGCCGTTTGCTCTGATTGCTTGCCTCCTCGACAAGATGCTCCATCGGCCGCGTGCCCGAAAGGGCGCCGACAAGCCCTGTCCCGGCTGCGGATTCGACTTGGCCGACATCTACGCGTACGAGGATCTCGATTTCACGCGCTGTCCGAACTGCCGGACCGAGGTCGAGCCCATTCACTCGCTGGTTGAGTACATCACACGGATTTCCAACTCGCTGCTCATCGATGCCAAGCAGGTCGAGCGCGGCGCGCAGATGATGACGTCGCTTGTCGAGAAAGAGACAATGCAGCGCCTGATCCGCGCCGTTCTGACGCTCGGCGTTCGGCGGCGCTCCAGCGACCTGCACATCGAGCCCAGCTCCAAGGGCGTTCCGATTCGCCAGCGCGTCGACGGTATCATGACCGAGATGGTCATCCTGCCGGGCGAACTGGCCCCCGCGATCGTCTCTGCCCTGAAGATCATGGGCGAGATGGACATCACCGAGAAGCGTCGTCCGCAGGATGGCGGATTCAACATCTGGATCGATGGCAACGAGATCGATATCCGCCTGACGAGCATCCCGGCCAGCGGCTACGAGCGCATGTCGCTCCGAATGCTGGATCGTCGCACCATCGAGATGGGCCCGAAGAAGCTCGGCATGGTTGCCGGCGTACGCCGCATGTTCGAGCAGGCGATCCACGAGCCGCACGGCCTGATTCTCGTCACCGGTCCGACCGGTTCCGGCAAGAGCACGACCTTGTACGTCGCTCTCCAGGAGCTACTGACCGGCGACAAGAACATCGTCTCGATCGAGGATCCGATCGAATTCCGCCTCGACGGCGTGAACCAGATCCAGGTCAACACGGCCGTGGGCCTGACTTTCGCCAGCGGCTTGCGCTCCATCCTGCGGCAGGATCCGGACGTGGTGATGATTGGCGAGATCCGCGATCGCGAGACCGCCGAGATCGCCGTCAGTGCCGCCAACACCGGCCACCTCGTGCTGTCGACGCTGCACACGATCGATACGGCGACCTGCGTCTCGCGCCTGGTCGAGTTGGGCGTGAATCCGCGCCAGTTCGCCGAGGCCTTGAACGTCATCATGGCGCAGCGCCTGATCCGGATGATCTGTCCCGATTGTCGTCTGCCTGCAACGCCTGAGGATGCCGTTGTGACCGAACTCAACATCCCGCACGCCGAACTGGAGGAATATGGCTTCCAGGAAGGCAAGGGTTGTGCGACCTGCAGCAAAACCGGATTCTTTGGCCGCACGGGCATCTTCGAGATGATGGTGATGAACGAAGCGCTGAAGACGGCCTTCGAGACTCGTTCGCTGACGACCGGCGAGGTTCGCGAGATCGCCATTGTCAACGGCATGAAGACGCTCCGCCACGAGGCACTGAGCCTGCTGAAACAGGGCTTGACCACCGCCGACGAAGTCCTCCGCGTGACGAAGTAGTCCGCTCGCATCTCACAGACTCTCACCCTTTACGGCTTGTTCTGGACCGGCTCTTGCATTTACGGTGCCTCGCAGGCTGGCGAGCGCGCTCGTTAGCCCGCCAATACGCAGGATTGGAGTGGTCGATTCTCATGTCCGACTCACCGTACGGAGGCCAGGAGCCTCGTCCGCAGGGGCAACCCCCGCAGCAAAATCCCAACGCGCAAGGGAGTCCCGCTCCCGGGCCGCCTCCCGGTGCGCAGCCGCCTCCGTATTATCAGCAAGCGCGGCCTCAGGGCCCACCGCAGGGGCAACCCATGGGTCCTCGGCCACCATGGCAGGGCGGCCCGCCTCCTGGATGGCAGGGTGGCGGTCCGGGCGGTCAACCGCCGTGGAACGCACCTCGCCGGCCCATGAAGCGCAGCCCGATTCCGCTGATCATCGGCCTGGTCGTGCTGCTGTTTGTCGTCTTCGGCGGCGTGCTGGCGGTGGCGGTCGGCCTGACCAGCAGCACCAGCGGCGGTTCCTCGGGCTTTGGCTTCGGGGATAAGATTGGCATCCTGGACGTCGAAGGTGTGCTGGGCGCGGGGCCGCAGTATGGGGCCGACACAGAGAAACTGAAAGAGATCGTCTTGCGTTGGGCCGAGGATGATTCGGTGCGCGGCATGGTCCTTCGCATCAACAGCCCCGGCGGCGGGGTTGCGGCGACGCAGGAGCTCTTCGACGCGATCGACGTGTTCCGCCTGGACTATGGAAAGCCGGTCTACGCCAGCATGGGCGACGTCGCTGCGAGCGGCGGGTTCTACGTTGCGATGGGCGCGGATCGCGTCTACGCCAACCCCGGCACGTTGACGGGCAGCATCGGCGTCATCATGAGCTTCTACAAATACCAGGACCTTGCCAACAAGGTTGGCCTCGAGCAGCGAGTTGTGAAGAGCGGCCAGTTCAAGGACATGGGCTCCGGAATGCGCGACATGACCGACGCCGAGCGGGACCTGCTCAACGACATGATCCAGAACGTGTACGAGCAATTCTACGGTGAAGTCTTCCACGCGCGGTCGCCTGTTGTGCGCGAGATGCTCGCAACCCAGCGCGGCGTGAAGCCCGTTGAAATCAGCGACGACGAGGTGGACGAGTTCCTGCGCGGCAAGTGCGACGGACGGATCTTCACGGGCGACCAGGCACTCGAGTACGGCATGATCGACGCCACGGGAACGCTGGATGTCGTTCTGTCGGACATCAAGAGCGATCTGAGCATGAAGGACGATGCCCGTGAAGTTCGCGAGCCGGTCAAGCCGGTCGGCCTTTTCGGCACGATCAAGTCGCAGGTTCATTCGCTGGAGCAAATGGCTCCTGGAACGCCGAAGCTGGAGTTCCGCTTCACAATGTAAGGCCTGAAAAGGGGTGACGCCGAACAGTGGGCGCACCTAGGATTTACTTGAAAGCCGCGGGGCACGCCCGCGGCTTTCCCATCAATGCAACGCGGGGGTGGACTATGGTCTCTCATCGAATGGAACGCATCGAAGAAGCGATCGGACAGAGCATTTCGGAAATCGTCCTGCAGGAACTGCGCGATCCCCGCATCCCCATGATCTTCACCGTGACCAGCGTCAAGGTGACCAAGGATCTGGCCGAGGCGCGGATCTACTTTAGCCAACTGCCGGACAGTGACGATGCCATCGACGCGACGCTGGACGCGCTCGAGCACGCTTCCGGACACATCCGCGCGATGCTCGGGCACCGGATTCGCCTGAAGACCACCCCCAAGGTGATGTTCTTCTTCGATCCGGGCCGCCAGCACGCCCAGCGCATCGACACGATCCTGAATGAACTGAAAGCCGCCGAACACGAGAAGGCGTCCGGGGAGTAGAGGAGAGCATCGCTCTCCTCAATCCCTGCGGGACGATTGCGCCCCGCGATGGTTCAACTTGTCTGATTGGATGGCTCAGTCGTCCGCCGGTTCGTTGACGTCGACGGCGTTAATGGGGGCGGCGTCCTGCAGCACTTCGAATCCGCGAATGATCACGCGGTCGCCGCTCTTGATGCCAAAGGTCACTTCGATGTCGTCCTTGCCTTCCAGTCCCAGCTCGACCGGGACCATCTTGGCGACCTCGTAATCGGTATCCGGCATCTGGTCGACGACGAAAACGACATCGGTATTGTTGCGGCGCGTGACGACAGACTTCGGCAGCACGATCGTGTCGCGGCGGCGTTCGGTTACAACGTCGGCCTTGCCGAACATTCCGGGCTTCAGCAGCCAGTCCGGGTTGTCCAGTCGCACGTCCACTTGGAATGCCCGCGACTCGGGATCGACGCTGTTTGAAATCTGCGCAACCTCACCGGTGCGCTCCATATCGTCGCGGGCGTAGATCGTAACGTCCGCTTCCTGCCCAGGGCCGATCCGTCCGACATCTTTGCTGGTGACGTCGCAGCGCATGTAGACTTCTGAGATGTCAACCACGCCGCAGACTTCGAAGTTCGCCGCAACCTGACGGCCGTCGTAGTCGGTAACGTTCTCCTCGCCGAAGCCCCGCGTGAACTTACCCTGACCCTGGATCGTTGCCCGTGAGACGATCAGGCCTTCGTAGGGTGCGCGGATCTCAAGGCGATCCATGCGGCGCTCGGTCTGCGTGACGCGACTCTTGGCCTTCAGCAGGTTGATCTGATTCTGGCGCTGGCTGTTGACGGCGCGTTCCAATTCCAGGCGAACGGCGTCGACGTCCTTCTGTGCCGCGATGCCGCGCGCATACAGATCCTGCAGGGTGCGGTATTCACGCAGGCGCGCATCGAGAGCCTTTTGGCCGATATCCAGCGTCTCCTGCTGAATGGCGACGTCGGCCTTATTGACCGACAATTCGGTTTGAAGAGTCTCGCTCTCGAGCGTTGCGATGACGTCGTCCTGATTGACGTGGTCGCCCTCAATCCACTCCTTCGAGAAATGCAGAATGCCGGCTTCCTCGGTCCGCAGCACCTGGCTGCGGGTCGGCAGGATCACGCCGGTGGTCGAAACCGTGGATCGAATCTCCCCGCGCTCGGCGATATCGACCAGCACGGGCGCCAGGAAGACCTTTTCCTTCTTAACGTTCTGGGCTTGCTCCCCACCCGGCTTGCCGGCGCCCCCGTTGCCGCCCCCATCGCGATTGGGAGGCCGACAGGCCGTCAGGGCCATCAGCACCGAGAGTGCGAGAACTGTCGAAATCGCAACGTGACGCTTCATTGAGTTTTTCCGCATTGGAACTGGGGAGCATTGCCGCTCCGGCATATCCTACGGGCCGCCAGGGAAAACCTTCACGGGATTCCCGGACCATCTCCGCTCAAATCCCCTTGCCCACGCACCGCAAAAACCGATAAAGAAGACACATATTATCGGAATAGGGGAATTTATGAATTCCAAACCCACCCTACTCATCATGTTTTTGCTTCTCGCAACCCTCTCTTTCGGTGTGGAGGAGAGCAAGATCTTCCTGCCCGGCAGCCAGCCCGGCGAGAACGACATCGAATTCGCCAAGGTTGCCCAGTGCCAGATGTGCCATTCGGGAACCCCGAACGGCGAAGCGGACCCCTATTTCTCGTGGTCCGGCGGCATGATGGCCCAGGCGGCGCGGGATCCGATCTTCCGTGCCACGGTCGCCATCGCGAACCAGGACATCCCCGATGTCGGTGAGTTCTGCTTCCGCTGCCACACGCCGCGGGCATGGCTGGAGGGGCGCTCCCTGCCAGCAGACGGCTCGGCTCTCCTCGAAGAGGACATGCACGGCGTGAGTTGCGATGTCTGCCATCGATTCGTCGATCCCATGAGTGAAGAGGCCAAGGGGTTGGCAAGCAGCATCCCGCCGGGCTATGGCAACGCGATGATGGTGGCCGATCCCGCGAATGTCGTGCGGGGGCCTTACGGCGATGCCCAGGGCGCTATGCCTCACAAGGCGCTAAAAAGCGATTTCCACGCATCCTCGGATCTTTGCGGTCTTTGCCACAATGTCTCGAATCCCGTGTTTGCCGAGGATGTCAGGACACAGCCACCGTATGCCTTTGGTCACGTTGAGCGGACCTTCAGCGAGTGGAGCCTGAGTGCCTTTCCCGAGAAGGGGCAAGACGGCACTTGCCAATCGTGCCACTATCCCGAGGTCGAGGGCGGCGGGCAGGCATCGCGCTACGGCAGCCCGCATCGGGATCACTTCGTGATGCACGGCCCTGTGGGCAGTTCCGCCTGGATCCAGGAAGTGACTTACGAACTGTGGGGCGGCAAGAACATGGAGAAGAAGGCGCTGGACGCTGCCGTCGAGCGCGCCCGCAAGCTCCTTCGCACGGCGGCCGACCTGGAAGTGAAAGCCCCCGTGGACAATCAGGTCGTCATCCGGATCACCAACAAGACGGGCCACAAGTTGCCGACCGGCTATCCGGAGGGCCGCCGAATGTGGCTGAACGTGCGTTTCCTCGGCACGGGCGGGAATGTGATCGAGGAGTTCGGCCGGTTCGGCGAGACGACGGCGATGCTCAATGGGGAAGAAGTCACCGTCGAGACATTACTCGATGCGGATGTGATCAAGGTCTACGAATGCCTGCCGGGCATCAGCGAAGAGACCGCCGCGAAGTTCGGCATCGAGCCGGGCAAGTCGTTCCACTTCGTCCTGAACGATATGATTGCAAAGGACAACCGGATCCCGCCGGAGGGGTTCAATAATGTCGAGTTTGCCAAGCACCTGGCCGCGCCGGTGGGAGCATCGTACGCCGATGGCCAGAATTGGGACGAGCAGACCTTCGATGTTCCCGTCGGCACCGCGAAAATCGAAGCCACGCTGCACAGCCAGTCGATGTCGTGGGAGTACTTGAAGTTCCTGGTCGAGGAGAACAAGACGGACGATTGGAGCAAGCGGCTCTATAAGACCTGGCAACTGACTGACCGCTGCCCGCCGGAAACCATTGCGACGGCGACCCTGGATGTGGCGAATGGAGGATAGTATCGCAGTTCGCTCGTGCTCATCGCAGCGGTGCTCGTAGTCGGTATCGAGTTCGCACAGCAGCACGACGCGTGAAAGAAGCACCCGGTGCAGCCACTCACCATACTTCATGTGACCAGTCACGCCGGCGTGTTCCGGGGCGGTGCGGTGCAAGCGTGTCGCATAGCGAACGCGCAGGCCGAACGCGGCCATCGAGTGACAGTCGTTCCGAACACCTCCGCAGAACCATCGCGCGAGAAACTGGCGAAGGCGCTGGCAACCTGGAGCGAGGCGCTTGATTCGCGCGTGCAAGTGATTCCGCTGCCGCTGCGCGCATTGCGCGGCCGCATCGGCCTGCCGTGGATCATTCGGCGCATGAAGCCGGACGTCGTTCACGCTCATCGAGATCCGGCGTTGATCGCTGTCAGCAAATCCGCCCGTCGAAATCCCCGATTCGTCTTTGTCGGCCAGCGCGGTACCACCAAGGTGCCGCCGGCGCGGGCCCAGGCGATCTTCGCGTCCGAGCGCCTCGACGGCGTGTCCGCCGTCGCCGATGCTGTGCGGGACGTGCTGCTTCACAAGACCGGTATTCGTCCTCCGGAGAAGATCCGCACCATCTACGGCAGCGTTGATCTGGAACACTTCACGGCCGGTTCGCGCGATGAAGAACGTCGCCACAAGCTCGGCTATGGCCCGGAGCACTTCGTCATCGGCAGTCTGTCTTCCTGGCGGAAGCAGAAGGGCTTCGACACGCTCATTGCAGCCGCGACACAGGCCATCGCCAAGAACGATCGCCTGAGACTGCTGTTCCTCGGCACCGGCGTCGAAGAGCACGTTGCTTCCAGCGCACACGAGGCCGGCATCGGGAACTACTGCCGCTTCCTGGGCCACCAAACGAATGTCGTGGAGTGGCTTCGCGTGATGGACGTTTCGATTGTGTGCGCACGTTCAAAGGAGGGCCTGTCGGGCGTGCTGCGCGAATCGCTGGCGTGCCAGGTGCCCGTGATCTCGACCGATTCCGACGGCAATCCGGAGATTGTTCGTGACAAGGAGACGGGACTGCTCGTGCCCACGGACGACGTGGATGCATTGGCGGAGGCTTTGTTGTGGGCCGCGGCCCATCCCGCCGAAATGCACCAGTTCGCCGAGGCCGGCCGCCAGTGGGTGCATGATCACTGCTCGTCGACGGTCCAGGCCGAAAGACTGGAAGCATTCTATCGCGAGCTGATCGAGAAGCGGCGTCGGTAGGGGAGAAGGCGGCAAGATTCACGAGATCGCCAGGATGAAGTTCTCCTGTTAGTAGATCGCTTGCTTTCCCACAAAACACTCTTCGCTTGTTCTTTTCTCTCGCATCATCCGCGTGCGTCGTGGTGTGGTCTGCGCCGTGAATCTGACCGGTGAAGGAAAGCCATGCCTCTGAAACCCGAACAACTGCTCGATCCGATCCCGGAGACGCGAGACTTCTTCCGCAAACGCCTGCGCCGCGCGCCGATTGACTTCGAGTCCTTCGCGACGCCGCTACGTCTTTGCACTCTCGAAGGCTGTCGCGGGATGTGCTGCTACGATGGCGTCTGTCTGGACGACGACGAGGAGCATTACCTGACCGCAATCGTCAACGCGCACCCGCTGCACTTCGAACCGCTCGGTATCACGATCGAGAACGCGTTCGAAGATGCCGTGTTCATCGATACGGACACGCGCAAGACCGCATCCGCGCCTTGCGAGTACCCCGAGCACGTCGGCTTTCCGAAGCACTTCGAGAACACGAGGTGCATCTTCCGTCACCCGGACGGGCGCTGCAGCCTGCAGGGGCTGGCCATGGAACACGGCGAGCATCCGTGGGCCTACAAGCCGCTGAGTTGCTGGCTGCATCCGATCTCGTTGGAGCGCAACGATCGCACGATCCTGTGGCTGCCGACGATGGGCAAGGATCCGCTGAGAGACGAGGATTTCCCTGGCTATGCGCCGTTCACGCAATGCGGCGAGTACTGCGAGGGAGGGCGTCCGGCGTATGAAGTTCTGCGCCAGGAGATTGAGACGCTCGGCGCCGTTGTTGGCCGCGATTTCTACGGTGAGATCAAAGAGGCGCTAAAGGATTTCCCGACGCCTCCTCCGCCCGTCGTTGAGGAGTTCAAGCCAAAGAAGGAAGAGAAGGCGGAGAAGAAGATCGAGAAGAAGAAGGACAAAAAGAAAGACAAGAAGAAGAAAAAGAAGAAGAAGTAAGGAATGTCCGCAACTCCCGCTCCGTTGATCGTTACCATCGGCAACACCGTT
Coding sequences within:
- a CDS encoding GspE/PulE family protein, coding for MRRIDWRSAAPLLLLAVLLPFVVSADRIVLKNGNVLEGKIISMDGAEVVIETGGLRQTIFTDQISEVTREADEDIGPGEHYATEARQILEAGDPYGAWQKLVEMVKAEPAAWSRNAILVRRVEKGLFDATATALDRNRYQQALMFLDALGGDATGKLWESTTTAPVETRREQLRKYYGLAYYRLGKENRTNNNRVDAQRFLRQALQFLQPGDPAYADAQYQYGSTLKDEAAEVYRAGQVERSREIVEEAMRAFGEARSNAVGDMALVQSASEELERLRDNVLPQLQRALMTPTPTPVPTATPVTPTPTPTPEPKFVESILGTQAREKMRLALNKVLPQSMDSGKALDWIVIAVLFIIGFWIVPGVILRFPAKKGGFYAEKWKKRVLFMGPFALIACLLDKMLHRPRARKGADKPCPGCGFDLADIYAYEDLDFTRCPNCRTEVEPIHSLVEYITRISNSLLIDAKQVERGAQMMTSLVEKETMQRLIRAVLTLGVRRRSSDLHIEPSSKGVPIRQRVDGIMTEMVILPGELAPAIVSALKIMGEMDITEKRRPQDGGFNIWIDGNEIDIRLTSIPASGYERMSLRMLDRRTIEMGPKKLGMVAGVRRMFEQAIHEPHGLILVTGPTGSGKSTTLYVALQELLTGDKNIVSIEDPIEFRLDGVNQIQVNTAVGLTFASGLRSILRQDPDVVMIGEIRDRETAEIAVSAANTGHLVLSTLHTIDTATCVSRLVELGVNPRQFAEALNVIMAQRLIRMICPDCRLPATPEDAVVTELNIPHAELEEYGFQEGKGCATCSKTGFFGRTGIFEMMVMNEALKTAFETRSLTTGEVREIAIVNGMKTLRHEALSLLKQGLTTADEVLRVTK
- the sppA gene encoding signal peptide peptidase SppA; translated protein: MKRSPIPLIIGLVVLLFVVFGGVLAVAVGLTSSTSGGSSGFGFGDKIGILDVEGVLGAGPQYGADTEKLKEIVLRWAEDDSVRGMVLRINSPGGGVAATQELFDAIDVFRLDYGKPVYASMGDVAASGGFYVAMGADRVYANPGTLTGSIGVIMSFYKYQDLANKVGLEQRVVKSGQFKDMGSGMRDMTDAERDLLNDMIQNVYEQFYGEVFHARSPVVREMLATQRGVKPVEISDDEVDEFLRGKCDGRIFTGDQALEYGMIDATGTLDVVLSDIKSDLSMKDDAREVREPVKPVGLFGTIKSQVHSLEQMAPGTPKLEFRFTM
- the rbfA gene encoding 30S ribosome-binding factor RbfA, with product MVSHRMERIEEAIGQSISEIVLQELRDPRIPMIFTVTSVKVTKDLAEARIYFSQLPDSDDAIDATLDALEHASGHIRAMLGHRIRLKTTPKVMFFFDPGRQHAQRIDTILNELKAAEHEKASGE
- a CDS encoding efflux RND transporter periplasmic adaptor subunit produces the protein MKRHVAISTVLALSVLMALTACRPPNRDGGGNGGAGKPGGEQAQNVKKEKVFLAPVLVDIAERGEIRSTVSTTGVILPTRSQVLRTEEAGILHFSKEWIEGDHVNQDDVIATLESETLQTELSVNKADVAIQQETLDIGQKALDARLREYRTLQDLYARGIAAQKDVDAVRLELERAVNSQRQNQINLLKAKSRVTQTERRMDRLEIRAPYEGLIVSRATIQGQGKFTRGFGEENVTDYDGRQVAANFEVCGVVDISEVYMRCDVTSKDVGRIGPGQEADVTIYARDDMERTGEVAQISNSVDPESRAFQVDVRLDNPDWLLKPGMFGKADVVTERRRDTIVLPKSVVTRRNNTDVVFVVDQMPDTDYEVAKMVPVELGLEGKDDIEVTFGIKSGDRVIIRGFEVLQDAAPINAVDVNEPADD
- a CDS encoding cytochrome c family protein, whose translation is MNSKPTLLIMFLLLATLSFGVEESKIFLPGSQPGENDIEFAKVAQCQMCHSGTPNGEADPYFSWSGGMMAQAARDPIFRATVAIANQDIPDVGEFCFRCHTPRAWLEGRSLPADGSALLEEDMHGVSCDVCHRFVDPMSEEAKGLASSIPPGYGNAMMVADPANVVRGPYGDAQGAMPHKALKSDFHASSDLCGLCHNVSNPVFAEDVRTQPPYAFGHVERTFSEWSLSAFPEKGQDGTCQSCHYPEVEGGGQASRYGSPHRDHFVMHGPVGSSAWIQEVTYELWGGKNMEKKALDAAVERARKLLRTAADLEVKAPVDNQVVIRITNKTGHKLPTGYPEGRRMWLNVRFLGTGGNVIEEFGRFGETTAMLNGEEVTVETLLDADVIKVYECLPGISEETAAKFGIEPGKSFHFVLNDMIAKDNRIPPEGFNNVEFAKHLAAPVGASYADGQNWDEQTFDVPVGTAKIEATLHSQSMSWEYLKFLVEENKTDDWSKRLYKTWQLTDRCPPETIATATLDVANGG
- a CDS encoding glycosyltransferase family 4 protein, which codes for MQPLTILHVTSHAGVFRGGAVQACRIANAQAERGHRVTVVPNTSAEPSREKLAKALATWSEALDSRVQVIPLPLRALRGRIGLPWIIRRMKPDVVHAHRDPALIAVSKSARRNPRFVFVGQRGTTKVPPARAQAIFASERLDGVSAVADAVRDVLLHKTGIRPPEKIRTIYGSVDLEHFTAGSRDEERRHKLGYGPEHFVIGSLSSWRKQKGFDTLIAAATQAIAKNDRLRLLFLGTGVEEHVASSAHEAGIGNYCRFLGHQTNVVEWLRVMDVSIVCARSKEGLSGVLRESLACQVPVISTDSDGNPEIVRDKETGLLVPTDDVDALAEALLWAAAHPAEMHQFAEAGRQWVHDHCSSTVQAERLEAFYRELIEKRRR